A single genomic interval of Carassius gibelio isolate Cgi1373 ecotype wild population from Czech Republic chromosome A22, carGib1.2-hapl.c, whole genome shotgun sequence harbors:
- the cela1.6 gene encoding chymotrypsin-like elastase family member 1.6: MLRILLLSVLAALALAEPGYLEDQVPEERVVGGTVAKPNSWPWQISLQYLSGGSYYHTCGGTLIRTRWVMTAAHCVDTSRTWRVVLGDHDIYNHEGREQYMSVSAVYIHPNWNSNSVASGYDIALLRLSSDASLNSYVQLGSLPPSGQVLPNNNPCYITGWGRTQTGGSLSAQLKQASLPVVDYSTCSRSDWWGSTVKNTMVCAGGGSDSGCQGDSGGPLNCQVSGQYVVHGVTSFVSSSGCNAYKKPTVFTRVSAYISWMNGIIG; encoded by the exons ATGCTGAGGATCCTGTTGTTGAGCGTGCTGGCCGCCTTGG CGCTGGCTGAGCCCGGATATCTGGAGGATCAGGTCCCTGAGGAGAGGGTCGTTGGTGGAACGGTGGCAAAACCCAACTCTTGGCCCTGGCAG ATCTCTCTCCAGTACCTGTCGGGTGGCAGCTACTATCACACCTGTGGTGGGACTCTGATCAGGACTAGATGGGTGATGACTGCCGCCCACTGCGTCGACAC CTCGAGAACTTGGCGTGTGGTTCTGGGCGACCACGACATCTACAACCACGAGGGTCGCGAGCAGTACATGAGCGTCAGCGCCGTCTACATCCACCCCAACTGGAACAGCAACAGTGTGGCTTCTGG ATATGATATCGCCCTTCTGCGTCTGTCCTCCGACGCCTCTCTGAACTCATACGTGCAGCTGGGCAGTCTGCCTCCCTCGGGACAGGTTCTGCCCAATAACAACCCCTGTTACATCACCGGCTGGGGCCGCACACAGA CCGGTGGGTCTCTCTCGGCTCAGCTGAAACAGGCCTCTCTGCCCGTGGTCGACTACAGTACCTGCTCTCGCAGCGACTGGTGGGGAAGCACCGTGAAGAACACTATGGTTTGCGCTGGAGGCGGAAGCGACTCTGGATGCCAG GGTGACTCTGGCGGTCCTCTGAACTGTCAGGTCAGTGGTCAGTACGTTGTTCACGGTGTGACCAGCTTTGTGTCTTCATCGGGTTGTAACGCCTACAAGAAGCCCACAGTCTTCACTCGTGTGTCTGCATACATCAGCTGGATGAACGGC ATCATTGGATGA
- the LOC127942882 gene encoding SLAM family member 5: MLQTIYFSILSSFYLTGSFGVEIAQTQTISAMEGDSVTLLTDVTELQRDNVLLWTFGPQDTHIAKINRVHNETFHNGADGRFRDRLELDPQTGSLTITNVSTELTGLYKVEIVTENKVSCKDFIVKVYAHLPIPVITKYCPQNPPSSVSRCELLCSALNVSRVNLSWYKENSLLSSISVSDLSSSISLHLEVEYQDKNSYNCVLNNPISNQTQHLDITQLCQILHSDDYVHHYGFIEAVIRLALSALVGVAAVAVLLYDVRSR, from the exons ATGCttcaaacaatatatttttccattCTGTCTTCATTTTATCTAACTG GTTCGTTTGGTGTTGAGATCGCTCAAACCCAGACCATATCAgcgatggagggagattctgtcactctactcACAGATGTTACTGAACTGCAGAGAGATAATGTGCTATTGTGGACGTTTGGACCTCAAGACACTCACATCGCTAAAATCAACAGAGTCCACAATGAGACGTTTCACAATGGTgctgacgggagattcagagacagactcgAGCTGGACcctcagactggatctctgaccatcacaaacgtCAGCACAGAACTCACTGGACTTTATAAAGTAGAAATAGTCACTGAAAATAAGGTCTCGTGCAAGGATTTCATTGTTAAAGTCTATG CTCATCTCCCTATTCCTGTGATCACCAAATACTGTCCACAAAATCCTCCATCATCAGTCTCCAGATGTGAGCTGCTGTGTTCAGCGTTGAATGTGAGTCGTGTGaatctctcctggtacaaagaaaacagtttattgtccagcatcagtgtgtctgatctcagcagcAGCATCTCTTTAcatctggaggtggaatatcaagataaaaacagctacaactgtgtgctcaacaatcccatcagcaaccagactcaacatctggacatcactcaactctgtcagATACTACATTCAGATG ACTACGTCCACCATTATGGTTTTAtagaagctgtgatccgattggctctctctgctctggtgggcgtggctgcTGTTGCTGTACTGCTTTATGATGTCAGATCCAGATGA